A single window of Halobacillus naozhouensis DNA harbors:
- a CDS encoding M20/M25/M40 family metallo-hydrolase — protein sequence MKKLLVYALLAIWVFAGLGTQGVQAKGAQQYGEISFDHVSYLATEIGDRVAGTTGEELARDYIYQTFEQLGYQPEVQPFSFSGPNKNKIHSANVTAVKPGRSKHEIIIGAHYDTVNRVEGVDDNGSGVGVMLEVAEKIQNIDTPYTIRFIAFGAEETGLRGSNYYVSQMTKPEINHTKAMINLDSLAVGDMRYVHGNAGKKGWVRELALDISNELDIDLHVNPGLNPHYPKGTTGDWSDHAAFKEAGIPFTYFESTNWEIGAQDGYTQTREHGSIWHNPLKDNMAFIQSEFPGRMKEHLQSYSRILTELVQRVQPNSKGQYMPWLSKQ from the coding sequence ATGAAAAAATTACTCGTCTATGCATTGCTCGCTATTTGGGTATTTGCAGGGTTAGGAACACAAGGAGTTCAAGCTAAGGGTGCCCAACAATACGGTGAAATTTCGTTTGACCATGTATCCTATCTAGCAACCGAAATTGGCGATCGTGTTGCTGGAACAACTGGAGAAGAATTGGCACGGGATTATATCTATCAAACTTTTGAACAATTAGGCTATCAGCCGGAGGTACAGCCTTTCTCATTCAGTGGTCCGAACAAAAATAAGATCCATTCTGCAAACGTTACAGCTGTCAAGCCCGGGCGCTCTAAACATGAAATTATTATTGGGGCTCACTACGACACGGTAAATCGAGTGGAGGGTGTGGATGATAATGGTTCTGGTGTAGGAGTAATGCTTGAGGTGGCAGAGAAAATCCAGAACATAGATACTCCTTACACGATTCGTTTTATCGCTTTTGGTGCAGAAGAAACTGGGTTAAGAGGATCGAATTATTATGTTTCACAAATGACGAAACCTGAGATTAATCACACTAAGGCCATGATTAACTTGGACAGCCTGGCAGTGGGGGATATGAGATACGTCCATGGAAACGCTGGTAAAAAAGGATGGGTCAGAGAACTAGCGCTAGACATCAGTAATGAGTTAGACATCGATCTTCATGTGAATCCTGGACTGAATCCGCATTATCCCAAGGGAACAACAGGAGATTGGAGCGACCATGCGGCTTTTAAAGAAGCGGGAATTCCTTTTACTTATTTCGAATCAACGAATTGGGAAATCGGGGCTCAGGATGGATATACACAAACACGGGAACACGGCTCAATTTGGCACAATCCTTTGAAGGATAATATGGCTTTCATTCAATCGGAATTTCCAGGTCGTATGAAAGAGCATTTGCAATCCTATTCTCGTATTTTGACAGAGCTTGTTCAGCGAGTTCAGCCGAACAGTAAAGGACAGTATATGCCGTGGCTAAGTAAGCAATAA
- a CDS encoding sugar porter family MFS transporter: MNKNLHKGWIYFFGALGGLLYGYDTGVISGALLFIGQDIPLSNFLEGLVVSSLLGGAIIGAGMSGYVADKFGRRRVVFVIALIYLIGSLVLAFSPNAWVLITGRIILGLAVGGSTAIVPVYLSEMAPTQSRGALASLNQLMITIGIVLAYLVNYAFSSMEGWRWMLGLASVPAIILMIGVLFMPESPRFLIKHNREKKARDIMALTRKHNEIDDEIEQMKKIEEVEESTMDVLKSKWVRPMLLIGSGIAVFQQLIGINAVIYYAPTIFTQAGLGNSASILGTLGIGIVNVLMTLVAIATIDKLGRKKLLLIGNVGMTLSLAILAAILFIFQMTTTIAWLIVLFLGLFIVFFSATWGPVVWVMLPELFPLKARGAATGFTTLLLSAANLVVSLFFPVLLGAVGTAWVFVLFAIIGVFAFSFVMKFVPETKGRSLEDIERDLRGSH, translated from the coding sequence ATGAATAAAAATTTACATAAAGGGTGGATCTATTTCTTTGGAGCTCTCGGCGGTCTCCTTTATGGGTATGATACGGGGGTTATTTCTGGGGCCTTGCTTTTTATCGGCCAGGATATTCCTCTCTCTAATTTTCTCGAAGGACTAGTTGTCAGTTCCTTACTGGGTGGTGCTATTATAGGGGCCGGGATGAGTGGTTATGTAGCCGACAAATTTGGCCGAAGGCGTGTGGTCTTCGTGATCGCTCTCATCTACCTGATTGGTTCCCTCGTGTTGGCTTTTTCTCCAAACGCCTGGGTTCTGATTACAGGACGAATTATTTTAGGTCTTGCCGTTGGGGGCTCGACAGCTATTGTACCTGTGTATTTATCTGAAATGGCTCCGACTCAATCGAGAGGGGCGCTTGCCTCACTCAATCAGTTAATGATTACGATCGGGATTGTGCTCGCCTATTTGGTAAACTACGCTTTCTCTTCTATGGAAGGCTGGCGTTGGATGTTAGGTCTCGCTTCAGTACCGGCGATCATCCTGATGATTGGTGTACTTTTCATGCCTGAAAGTCCTCGATTCTTAATTAAACATAATAGAGAGAAAAAAGCTCGAGATATTATGGCGTTAACTAGAAAACATAACGAAATTGATGATGAAATTGAGCAAATGAAAAAGATTGAAGAGGTAGAGGAAAGTACCATGGACGTACTGAAATCGAAGTGGGTTCGTCCGATGCTTCTTATAGGCAGTGGTATCGCGGTCTTTCAACAATTGATCGGGATCAATGCAGTCATCTATTACGCTCCTACCATTTTCACACAAGCAGGATTAGGAAACTCTGCTTCCATTCTTGGTACGTTAGGTATTGGAATTGTGAACGTTTTAATGACACTGGTGGCGATTGCGACGATTGACAAGTTAGGCAGAAAGAAGCTGCTGCTGATTGGAAATGTAGGGATGACCTTAAGCTTAGCTATTTTAGCGGCCATTTTGTTTATATTCCAAATGACGACCACCATCGCCTGGCTGATCGTTTTATTCCTTGGCCTATTTATCGTGTTTTTCTCTGCGACGTGGGGACCGGTCGTCTGGGTCATGCTTCCTGAGCTTTTCCCATTGAAAGCAAGAGGTGCTGCCACAGGGTTTACAACCTTGCTTTTATCAGCAGCCAACCTGGTTGTCTCGCTTTTCTTCCCTGTTTTACTAGGCGCAGTTGGCACCGCATGGGTATTCGTACTCTTTGCCATTATTGGCGTATTCGCCTTTTCCTTTGTTATGAAGTTCGTACCTGAAACGAAAGGAAGAAGCCTCGAGGATATTGAGCGTGATCTGCGAGGAAGTCATTAA